One genomic region from Streptomyces sp. Li-HN-5-11 encodes:
- a CDS encoding DMT family transporter → MGIVLPTLFAVLAATSNALATVLQRRAALTVPQSHGFRPGLILDLLRRPVWLAGMLTVIAAGVWQAIALATGPLSLVQPLFVLELPLALLFAALMARRRPPAVLLLELSVVVAGLGLALLSAAPAGNRTHVAIDRWLPVLAACAGAAVALTAVGLSRPPGRFRAACVGAATAICFALTAGLMKTSVHILTDEGIGGFLASWQTYAFGASGVCAVLLLEHAMQGGPLIASQPALTLGDATVSFLLGVLVYEEHVRAGWWLLPQLLGIGLIAAGVLALARSETGSL, encoded by the coding sequence ATGGGGATTGTCCTGCCGACTCTTTTCGCAGTACTGGCCGCGACGAGCAACGCGCTCGCCACGGTGCTGCAGCGCCGGGCCGCGCTGACCGTGCCGCAGTCCCACGGGTTCCGCCCGGGTCTGATTCTCGACCTGCTGCGCCGGCCCGTCTGGCTGGCCGGGATGCTGACCGTGATCGCGGCCGGGGTGTGGCAGGCGATCGCGCTGGCGACCGGACCTCTGTCGCTCGTCCAGCCGCTGTTCGTCCTGGAACTGCCGCTCGCCCTGCTGTTCGCCGCGTTGATGGCACGCAGGCGGCCGCCGGCCGTCCTGCTGCTGGAACTGTCCGTGGTGGTCGCCGGGCTGGGGTTGGCGCTGCTGTCGGCCGCTCCGGCCGGCAACCGCACGCACGTGGCCATCGACCGCTGGCTTCCCGTGCTGGCCGCCTGCGCGGGTGCCGCCGTCGCCCTGACGGCGGTGGGGCTGAGCAGGCCGCCGGGGAGGTTCCGCGCCGCCTGTGTCGGTGCGGCCACCGCGATCTGCTTCGCCCTGACGGCCGGGCTGATGAAGACGTCCGTGCACATCCTCACCGACGAGGGCATCGGCGGGTTCCTCGCCTCGTGGCAGACGTACGCCTTCGGCGCGAGCGGTGTCTGCGCCGTGCTTCTCCTGGAACACGCCATGCAGGGCGGTCCCCTAATCGCTTCCCAGCCCGCCCTCACGCTCGGCGACGCCACTGTGAGCTTCCTGCTCGGCGTGCTGGTCTACGAGGAGCACGTGCGGGCCGGATGGTGGCTGCTGCCGCAGTTGCTCGGGATCGGGCTGATCGCCGCGGGAGTACTCGCCCTGGCCAGGAGCGAGACCGGATCGCTGTAG